Proteins encoded together in one Toxoplasma gondii ME49 unplaced genomic scaffold asmbl.1813, whole genome shotgun sequence window:
- a CDS encoding hypothetical protein (encoded by transcript TGME49_279560), with amino-acid sequence MHHADARSGALYRNVQRRDDLNLSLAAGATWVSRFPHAVVAKCVGEVGEGQQSLSGWIVLRSVHRGQSGCSRCGRAVVETEKRCGAVSGAVPIGCATGEPAGDGTTRHLRSITTSESTVAIA; translated from the coding sequence ATGCACCATGCAGACGCTCGCTCTGGTGCTCTGTACCGCAACGTCCAACGTCGCGACGACCTGAACCTGTCGCTGGCCGCTGGAGCGACGTGGGTCTCCCGATTCCCTCACGCGGTTGTTGCGAAATGTGTGGGGGAGGTGGGTGAGGGGCAACAATCGCTGTCAGGTTGGATTGTTCTCAGATCTGTCCACCGTGGTCAGAGTGGATGCAGCAGGTGTGGACGAGCTGTGGtggagactgagaagcggTGCGGAGCCGTGTCGGGCGCGGTCCCTATTGGGTGCGCCACGGGGGAGCCTGCAGGCGATGGCACAACACGGCACTTGCGGTCCATCACGACTTCTGAGTCAACGGTTGCGATCGCCTGA